From a region of the Bradyrhizobium diazoefficiens genome:
- a CDS encoding helix-turn-helix transcriptional regulator has protein sequence MIAIPDTTTLGTLVRQRRNSLGLRQQDLAFAANVGVRFIVDIESGKETSQIGLVLRLLKALGISLQANMAPALPSPSQSADDDSGIFDPDNPAPSR, from the coding sequence ATGATAGCCATTCCGGATACGACGACCCTCGGAACCTTGGTTCGCCAGCGGCGGAACTCATTGGGGTTACGGCAGCAGGACCTTGCATTCGCCGCCAACGTTGGCGTGCGTTTCATCGTCGATATCGAGAGCGGAAAAGAAACCAGCCAAATCGGCCTGGTACTCAGACTGCTTAAGGCGCTCGGGATATCGCTCCAAGCCAACATGGCGCCAGCCCTCCCGTCGCCTTCCCAGTCGGCGGACGACGACAGCGGCATCTTCGATCCCGACAATCCTGCACCATCGCGATGA